In Gorilla gorilla gorilla isolate KB3781 chromosome 16, NHGRI_mGorGor1-v2.1_pri, whole genome shotgun sequence, the genomic window GTGCTGGCCGTGCTGTTCCCAGTTTTATTCTTGCTCTACCGGCACCGGAACAGCATGAAAGTCTTTCTGAAGCAGGGGGAATGTGCCAGCGTGCACCCCAAGACCTGCCCTGTGGTGCTGCCCCCCGAGACCCGCCCACTCAACGGCCTAGGCCCCCCTAGCACCCCACTCGATCACCGAGGGTACCAGGCCCTGTCAGACAGCCCCCCGGGGGCCCGAGTCTTCACTGAGTCAGAGAAGAGGCCACTCAGCATCCAAGACAGCTTCGTGGAGGTATCCCCAGTGTGCCCCCGGCCCCGGGTACGCCTTGGCTCGGAGATCCGTGACTCTGTGGTGTGAGAGCTGACTTCCAGAGGACGCTGCCCTGGCTTCAGGGGCTGTGAATGCTCGGAGAGGGTCAACTGGACCTCCCCTCCGCTCTGCTCTTCGTGGAACACGACCGTGGTGCCCAGCCCTTGGGAGCCTTGGAGCCAGCTGGCCTGCTGCTCTCCAGCCAAGTAGCGAGGCTCCTACCACCCAGACACCCAAACAGCCATGGCCCCAGAGGTCCTGGCCAAATATGGGGGCCTGCCTAGGTTGGTGGAACAGTGCTCCTTATGTAAACTGAGccctttgtttaaaaaacaattcaaaatgtGAAACTAGAGTGAGAGGGAAGAGATAGCATGGAATGCAGCACACACGGCTGCTCCAGTTCATGGCCTCCCAGGGGTGCTGGGGATGCATCCAAAGtggttgtttgagacagagttggaAACCCTCACCAACTggcctcttcaccttccaccttaTCCTGCTGCCACCGGCTGCCCTGTCTCACTGCAGATTCAGGACCAGCTTGGGCTCCGTGCGTTCTGCCTTGCCAGCCAGCCGAGGATGTAGTTGTTGCTGCCATCATCCCACCACCTCAGGGACCAGAGGGCTAGGTTGGCACTGCGGCCCTCACCAGGTCCTGGGCTCGGACCCAACTCCTGGACCTTTCCAGCCTGTATCAGGCTGTGGCCACACGAGAGGACAGCGTGAGCTCAGGAGAGATTTAGTGACAATGTACGCCTTTCCCTCAGAATTCAAGGAAGAGACTTGCCTGCCTTCCTCCATTGTTGCGTGAGAACCCGTGTGTCCCTTCCCACCATATCCACCCTCGCTCCATCTTTGAACTCAAACACGAGGAACTAACTGTACCCTGGTCCTCTCCCCCGTGCCCAATTCACCCTCCATCCCTCACCTTCCTCCACTCTAAGGGATATCAACACTGCCCAGCACAGAGGCCCTGAATTTATgtggtttttatatattttttaataagatgCACTTTACGTCATTTTTTAATAAAGTCTGAAGAATTATTGTTTAATCCTGGCTCTTCCTCTTCAAGGACAGTTGCTTTTTGAGGTAGGTCTAGTCTTCTGAGTTCTGAGAGGTTCTGAACCTCCTCTTTGCAGGGTCAAGTGAGCCAGAGTCGGCCTAGCCTGGTCAGCAACATCTCCCTGTGGGGCGGCTCTGAGGTGGGGAGCTTAACGCACTGATAGGCAGAGGCAGGGGGTTCATTGTGTTTACCTCAACCCCTTTATTCTGCATCCCCAATTCAGTTTAGCAAGGGTAGGGACAcaagggatgggatgggatgggggccctttattaaagtttttaattCTTCAAATCATGCAGTAAAATAGACTTTACTGATGTACGGTTCTTTACATTTTGACGCATGCAGAGACTCATCTAACCACCACCCCAATCAGGATACAGGCGAGTACCACACCTCCTGCTGCCCCTTCATCCTACACCCTTCCACGGGGACAGCCAGCGTGGGTGCGGCTTGACTTCCCGCTGGCCTCTGCTCGATATGCTGCTTATTCCTAGGATGATTGAAGGCTCTCAGAAGAGAAGTCCAGTCCTTCCTCATACCAGTGTATCTCATGTCACACATAGGGTCAAACTTCTAAACCTTTATTACTGATAAGTACAAACACAAATGGAGCAATGACAGCAGCAGTGAGGAGAGGCCCTGACAACGAGGGCCGCCCCTGCCCGGGGTGAGGCTGCACAGTGCCAGCTCCAGGCTGGGCCAGCTTGGCCCGCACTGGCAACACAGGCTTGACCTTGGCCACAGCTCAGCAGTAGAAAGGTTCTTGGACAGGGTGCCAGGACACACGCTGGGGCTGCTGTCACAGGACAATCTTAAAGGAGCTGAACAAGAGAAAAGTGGTGCGTTTTCTGCTGGAAGAGGAGGGTAGGGACTAAGCCCAAACTTGCCCCCTTCTCCCTTTAGACCCTTCTTTGGAACGGGCTATGTTCCGTGTGTCAGCCCCCTCTGGAAGAACTCCCCGAGACATCCAGAGGGAGCTTTCTGGACCCACACACAGGGTCAGAGCTTCTAAACCTTTATTACTAATTAGTACAAACACAGAGCAATGACAATGGCAGTGGGAAGGGGAGAGGTCTTGACAAGGAGGGTTGCCCTTGCCTGGGGCGAGACTGCCAGCTTAGCCGGCCCTGTGTGTGGGGACTGGGGCTTTCTCTCACCCTGGCACCACCTCCTGTAGCCATGCCCTAGGCCCAGAGGCAGCAGGTCGGAACCTGCAGGTACCCAGAATGAAGGGGGACCACTGTCATACCTGGCAAAGTCCGGAGAACGGGAGATGACGTGCTGGAACTCAGAGAGGTTGATGGTTCCATCCCTGTCAATGTCAGACTCCTCCAGGATCTGGGAAAGGGAGAGCTTCAGGCCAGAGCCCCAACCCCTCCCTCCCGCTCCCAGGCCCAGCTGGGGCAGGGCCTGCTCAGCTGCTCACATTGTCGATGAGCTGCTTCATCTCAGACGCGCTAAGCCGTGTGTCCTCGCCCTCTCCTGTGAGGCAGTTCACCAGCCGGCTCAGGTCTTCTCTGTTCAAGGTTCCGTCATCATCAAAGTCTAGAGAGCAGACACAGGAAGCCAAAAGACACGGTTGGGAGGGGCTCTGAGGTTCCCCAAACGGCGCCCATTTCCCAAGCAGGGCCACCACAAAGCCCACGTGGGAAGGGGTGGTGTCCTGCCGGGCCGCTCCTGGTTCTCACCGAAGATGCGGAAGGCATAATGGGACTTGATGTCCGGCGTGGCTGTGTCACTGAACACACTGAGGAGATCCAGGAAGTCCTCAAAGCTAAGGCTGTCTTTGGCTGGGGATGTGGAGAAGACCCTGCAGATTCGCTCCTTGAAGGGGTTGGCCTAGGAGAACAAACGCCACAGGACGTGGCCCAGGTCACACACTCATTAAAGCCTACCAGAAACTTGAGAGAGCAGGTCACAGGACCACCACCAGGGAGCTCAGGCTCGTGGGGGTGAATAAtcagtgctttggggccaacatgGAGGGCAGTGGGGGCACAGGAAAGCAAACTGACCCAGTTGGGGAAGGGACTAAGATGGCTTCCTGGGAGTCAAGTGTTTAACCCAAAGGCAGGTCACATACAACATAAGTGTgggcagagagggaagaagaagtCATCCTAAACAAAGGGAACGAGATGGGCTggttattttaaaacacaaatatttaattGAACAGCTATTGTGTTACAGGCACTGGGCCAGGCCCTTTGCACAGAAATTTTGTAGCAGCCCTACAGAGTGGCAATCAGCCTCTAGAACACGGTTCCTCAAACTCTAATAAGGTAACTCAACTCCTCTTAAGGGACAAAACTTCTTTGAAATTCCAAGATTATGTTCTAGAATCCCCATTTGAAAAGCACCATTCTAGATAATTCTGCCAGGTGATTTTGGTAAAGTCCTTGCCCCTAGAAAATTAGAACTAAGCAGAAAAATGACCAGAATGGGGACCAGTGACCCCATGATCCCAAAGCTAGTGGCAGAGGGAGTTAGGGGGTCTAGCAGGGAGGGAGTGGTGGAAGAGATGTCAAAGGAGGGGAGCGCTTGCACCTTGAGCTCTGGAAGGCTGAGAATCTGCTCGAAGGGCACTTGTGCCCGAAGTGACGACTCCACGCTCCGCTGCTCCTGGGGAAGCAGCTCACAAAACCGCCTGTGGGCTCTGGTAGAGAGAGGGGAACTGTCGGTGTTCTCAGCGATGGGTCTCCCTGTGTGTTCATTCCCACTCCTTGCCTGCTGCTCATTATCAACCAGGTGAGGAGCTAAAACCACGTACACAGAACTTCCGAGTCATCAGGCAACAGTAAGCAAAAGGACATGTCACAAGGCAGTACAGCCTAGGAGTCTATTCTTGCAATGAgtgtttactgagcatttactatgtgcttgGCACTGATTCTAGAGATCCCCAAGGGATGAAGAAGTTGGGAAAGGAGCCAGAAGTTGGCCCTaaagaattggccaggcacggtggctcacacctgtaatcccagcacttcgggaggccaaggcgggcggagcATTTGAGGTCAGGCgtctgagaccagtctgagcaacatggtgaaccccttctctactaaaaatacaaaaattagccgggcatggtggcgggtgcctataatcccagctactcaggaggctgaggcaggagaatcacttgaacccggaggcagaggctgcagtgagccaagatcgtgccccagcactccagcctgggcgacagagcgagactctgtctcaaaaaaaaacaaacaaacaaacaaaaaaaaaaaacggagaaAAGAGCAAAACCAAAAATCTCATTCTCACCTTCACTCCAGGGATCTCTTGCCCTCAAAGCCTCCTTTTTAGCAACCACACTGAACTGtcctcctcctcggcctccaCCTCCTTCCCGTGAGCTTATCTTTGCCACAGGAACCTGGCCTGCATAAATCTGGCAAAAGGGCTTCCAGTCCAAGTTCAAATCTACTTACTCAGAGTGTTGTCTTAAGCAGTTACCAAACCTTTCTGAACCTGTTTCATTGTCCAGTACCTCTCTCCTAAAGATTAAATTAGGTAATGCAGGCAACCATTtagcacagtccctggcacatGGTGAGTGCTCAGAAAGCGATAACGGTTACTGTATTATTCAGGTAAAGTTGGGAGGAGGAGCCGGGCTCCCCAAGGCTTCTGTAGTTTAGCCACTGGGCAAGGTCGGCCCCTGCCGGACTGGGGCAGGAAGTTCGGCAGTGCTGAAGCCAGTGGAGCTCAGGGTGAAAGAGCGCCGAACTTTTCCTGGAGGCTGTAAGGTGGCTCCGCGGTGCCACGCTGGGGCCTCAGGCGAGGGCAGGGAGGCCGTGCCGGCAGGAGGGCGCAGCCCGGGCTAGGTCTCTCGGCCTCCAGCTCCCGCTCCTCTGCAGACCTCAGGCCAGCCCCCGCCCCTCCCTCGGGACAGCGCCCCCGAAGCTGTCTCTAGAGGATCCCGGGGTCGGAGGCAGGGTTCAAGGCAGCACTTACAGGAGGATCTCCTGCTTCGTCAGGAACGTCAAGTCCTAGAAGGCAAAGCCAGAGCGGGGATTAGCGGACCGCTGGGGAGGCCGCGGCCGCCCCGCAGCCAGCTCCCGGACCCTGCTCCCGAGAAGAGGCCCGCACGCGAGCTCCCTAGGGCCAGGCGTCCCGCGCACCTGGTACTCGGCCAGCAGCTCCTTGGACAGGCGACTGCCCGAGCCCCCCATCGCCCCGCCGCGCGCACAGCTCCGCCAACTCGCCTCGAGACGCAGACAACTTTCTCACTTCCGCCCTTGGGCCGCGTCACTGCCCGGTCCCCGCGGCAACCGCTCCTGGGGCCACCACCCCCGGGCCCGCCCCCTCCTAAAAGCTGCCAGGCGTTCCCAGCTGAGTTTGGCAGGCGAGCTGCCGGCTCCAAGCGGTCCTAGGCGAGCTGGAGGCGGGGCCCGGGGAGGGGCCCGACGCTCCGGGGCGGAGCCCGGGACTCACGGCCCCGCCTCCGGGGCGGGAGGGGGCGGGCCACGCCGCGCGCGTGCGTGCTGGCTGCGTATGCGTCACGGGCGTCGTGACCTCGCTGTGGCcccggcggcggctgcggggaaAGTCGCGAGGAGCATCCGCTTCGGCTGCAGTAGGTGGTGGCGGCGGCAGCCCTGGGTGGGGTCCCATAGGGGCATCTGAGAAGTCACTGGAGCTAGCGTTTCCGGGAAACCTGGAGACTCGCTGAGTGGCGGGGGTCGTCGgctgcccctctgcccagcaaGGGCTTTTCTAGATGTTATCATCAGGCAATCGCTGCACCTGTCGCAGCCCCCAAGCCACCTCTTCCAGAAGTAACCATAACCTTGCTTCCTTCTTAGGCTATTTACTGAGGACCCACTGGATGTCAAGCATTGTGCATAGTTTTCTTCGATTGTTGCAACATCCCTTGCAAGGTAGGTTCCCAttttacaaagatggaaatacgTAAGTCCAAAGGGTGTTAGTGATTTTTCCGGGCGCCGGCATTTAGAAGGTAATCGGTCCAGTCCAAGGCACTTTTAAAGGCTCTCCACTGCTGTTCTCATCATTCCAGCTGACCTGCCGTCCTTTTGACTCCATCTCACCCCTAGACTGCTGACCCTTTGCTCTTGTCCCCTCTTAACCTCTAGGATAATGTTTGGCACATACTAGGCTCTCAGTAAATATTATCGAATgcataataaatgaatgaacgtaTACTATTGCAAAAGGTAaggattccaaactgctgggaggaggaagtggaggttgtgttggtcaggctgggatTAATTCTTGATCCTTCCAATCCATTATACTTGCTGATCTTTGTAAAGTCTAAATCTGAGCATGTTAGTCTTAGTTTATAACCATTAAATGGTTAAAAACCCAAATCCTGGCCCTCTGTAACTGGACTTCCTCCTATTGGCTCTCTGTGTTTCAGCCACTTTGGGCCCTCAGTCCCTCTTCCATCTCATCCTCAGGGAAGCCTTTCCTGACTTCCTAGACTGCCTAGGAATCTACTTTACACTGGAAGAATACCCAGTGCTCTCCTTGGCAGCATGTGTTTGATAAGACCCACTGTATTAACATGTACATTCCATCATTGTAGAAATattcaaggccaggcgcggtggctcatgcctgtaatctcagcactttgggaggctgaagcaggcggatcacttgaggccaggagttcaagaccagc contains:
- the CIB1 gene encoding calcium and integrin-binding protein 1 isoform X1 — translated: MGGSGSRLSKELLAEYQDLTFLTKQEILLAHRRFCELLPQEQRSVESSLRAQVPFEQILSLPELKANPFKERICRVFSTSPAKDSLSFEDFLDLLSVFSDTATPDIKSHYAFRIFDFDDDGTLNREDLSRLVNCLTGEGEDTRLSASEMKQLIDNILEESDIDRDGTINLSEFQHVISRSPDFARKRTTFLLFSSFKIVL
- the CIB1 gene encoding calcium and integrin-binding protein 1 isoform X2; amino-acid sequence: MGGSGSRLSKELLAEYQDLTFLTKQEILLAHRRFCELLPQEQRSVESSLRAQVPFEQILSLPELKANPFKERICRVFSTSPAKDSLSFEDFLDLLSVFSDTATPDIKSHYAFRIFDFDDDGTLNREDLSRLVNCLTGEGEDTRLSASEMKQLIDNILEESDIDRDGTINLSEFQHVISRSPDFASSFKIVL